One Edaphobacter flagellatus genomic region harbors:
- a CDS encoding TonB-dependent receptor, producing the protein MHRFLEKIVRLLPLVILLCIASAAVAQSNYGAIRGLVMDSQGAGIPKASIVLTSEATKITRTTATNGSGEFAFSAVDPGKYSIVITSDGFKRVESHGIIVDAGNTIAHDVKLELGSTSQSIEVIALDPVVDNTTSYGGQMIDAQKLQNLPNPGRNPFLFSKLDNAVTATGDPRFVRFQDQSGSSTISIAGGPMSSNNYSIDGVPITDFANRAVIIPSIEAVEEVKVQANTYDAEIGRTSGGMFNTTLRSGSSSLHGVLQGETRQTNWGANTFFNNQTGTPRGAAEFYSYVGSLSGPIPLPRWLGGRDKTFFAVTEEGYRQRSPFVNQTGFVVPTVLQRTGDFSEIGTVTPSGQCASGTCIKNLATGAYYPGNKITNINPIGLKILQAYPVPNTNISSVGVNNFNGGDTLGDRADEFNGKLTHQFTSWWLSDFYYLHYGSKEPGGNPLQTQASYSGSYLLYRKVDAVGIQNTVTVNPTTVLTVGFGFNRFPNNTLDISNGFDQSTLGFPSYYINAQSKKAFPRITTDGTTLSNEGTSNSGPAVFFSRNFVVGVAKTMGKHNIKTGYNYRAISVTFTSLSDTSGWFNFNNLSGTAAADILQGYPTTGQLIVPSKLAYTTAYQAVYLQDDFRLTPRLTFNLGFRYEFEPGIHERNNNISVGFDRNVTYNAFNSGVQAKGGVEFAGQNGYGTNTGNMGSKYSPRVGFAYSVDNDTVLKGGYGLFYAPLYYSNTNTYAPGYILTNAIPSQSGTPTISLSNPYPNIKTTPTGNANGLSTNIGTTLSLIDQYRRSPLFQSYSLQLEHQFPMGIALKLGYIGGHGRNLPNSLNINQLPDNQYSLGSALNTKVANPYAGLGSWGTGTVSQYQTLLPFPQYQGITMAQSTGKSSYNSLDLKVQKRFSRGVTLLAAYTWSSNWDNIWGAYGSSNALNSGNNGPQDIYNLGPEYARATNNIPNRVSFAGTYELPFGRGKQFLSGVNRWIDLAVGGWKFNDITVIQNGGPLAITQSNGNSSYGNGTQRPSLIPGMNPCKSGSPEGRLNNYFNAAAYSITAPYAFGTAPRASNCYGPGYVNSDLSLNKDFRITERMHAEFRAEALNAFNTPQFATPNLSVGSYTNGAPKYNSGAGQIGGTLGFPRLVQLGGRFYF; encoded by the coding sequence ATGCATCGCTTCTTAGAAAAAATTGTTCGATTGCTCCCACTCGTTATCTTGCTATGCATTGCATCAGCAGCAGTAGCTCAGTCCAACTATGGCGCGATACGTGGCCTCGTGATGGACAGCCAGGGGGCAGGTATCCCGAAGGCCAGCATCGTTTTGACATCGGAAGCCACAAAAATCACGCGCACCACGGCCACCAATGGGTCGGGAGAGTTTGCGTTCAGTGCTGTGGATCCCGGCAAATATTCCATTGTGATCACAAGCGATGGATTCAAGCGTGTCGAATCCCACGGCATTATCGTGGACGCCGGCAATACGATCGCGCACGACGTCAAACTGGAGCTGGGCTCCACTTCGCAAAGCATCGAAGTGATCGCCCTCGACCCCGTCGTAGACAATACAACGTCTTACGGCGGCCAGATGATCGATGCGCAGAAGCTGCAGAATCTGCCGAATCCAGGCCGCAATCCATTTTTGTTTTCCAAGCTTGACAATGCAGTCACAGCGACCGGCGATCCACGTTTTGTGCGTTTTCAGGACCAGAGCGGCTCATCGACAATCTCGATCGCCGGCGGTCCTATGAGCTCGAATAACTACTCGATCGACGGTGTGCCAATTACCGACTTTGCCAATCGGGCCGTGATCATCCCCAGCATTGAAGCAGTCGAGGAAGTCAAGGTTCAGGCAAACACCTACGACGCCGAGATCGGCCGCACCAGCGGCGGTATGTTCAACACCACACTCCGATCCGGATCGAGTTCTCTCCATGGTGTACTGCAGGGAGAGACGCGTCAGACCAACTGGGGAGCGAATACCTTCTTCAATAATCAAACGGGAACCCCAAGAGGAGCTGCGGAATTTTATTCCTACGTAGGCAGCCTCTCTGGGCCAATTCCGCTTCCCAGATGGCTAGGTGGAAGAGATAAAACCTTCTTCGCTGTTACAGAAGAGGGCTACCGGCAGCGCTCCCCATTTGTTAACCAGACAGGCTTTGTTGTCCCCACGGTACTGCAGCGCACCGGCGACTTCTCCGAGATCGGAACGGTGACACCCTCAGGACAGTGCGCCTCCGGCACTTGCATCAAAAATCTTGCCACTGGTGCCTATTATCCGGGTAACAAAATTACGAACATCAACCCGATCGGCCTGAAGATATTGCAGGCATATCCGGTTCCGAACACCAACATTAGCAGTGTTGGTGTGAACAATTTCAACGGCGGAGATACGTTGGGCGACCGCGCCGACGAGTTCAACGGAAAGCTGACGCATCAGTTCACCTCATGGTGGCTCTCCGACTTCTACTACCTTCACTACGGCAGCAAGGAACCAGGCGGCAATCCGCTGCAAACGCAGGCCAGCTATTCCGGCTCCTACCTTCTCTACCGCAAAGTTGACGCCGTCGGCATTCAGAACACAGTCACCGTGAATCCGACGACTGTATTGACGGTAGGCTTCGGCTTCAACCGTTTCCCGAACAATACACTCGACATCAGCAACGGCTTCGATCAATCCACCCTGGGCTTTCCGAGTTACTACATTAACGCCCAGTCCAAGAAGGCGTTTCCGCGTATTACGACCGATGGGACCACCCTCTCCAACGAAGGCACATCCAACTCCGGCCCTGCCGTCTTCTTCTCTCGCAACTTTGTGGTCGGTGTAGCCAAGACGATGGGGAAGCACAACATCAAGACAGGCTATAACTACCGCGCTATCAGTGTGACCTTCACCAGCTTGAGCGATACATCGGGCTGGTTCAACTTCAACAATCTTTCAGGAACTGCGGCCGCAGACATTCTGCAAGGCTATCCAACCACCGGACAGCTCATTGTTCCGTCGAAGCTTGCGTACACCACGGCCTACCAGGCGGTTTACCTGCAGGACGACTTCAGGCTCACACCCCGTCTCACATTCAACCTGGGTTTCCGCTACGAGTTTGAGCCCGGCATCCATGAGCGGAACAACAATATCTCCGTCGGCTTCGACAGAAATGTCACCTACAACGCCTTCAACAGCGGAGTACAGGCCAAGGGCGGCGTCGAATTCGCAGGCCAGAACGGATACGGCACCAACACCGGCAACATGGGCAGCAAGTACAGCCCGCGCGTAGGTTTCGCGTATTCGGTCGATAACGACACCGTGCTCAAAGGTGGGTATGGACTCTTCTACGCGCCGCTGTACTACAGCAATACCAACACCTACGCACCCGGTTATATCCTGACAAATGCGATTCCCTCACAAAGCGGAACGCCAACGATTAGCCTGAGCAATCCTTACCCGAACATCAAGACAACGCCGACAGGAAACGCGAATGGCCTCAGCACCAACATCGGAACCACGCTGTCTTTGATCGATCAGTACAGGCGTTCACCACTCTTCCAGAGCTATTCTCTGCAACTCGAGCACCAGTTCCCAATGGGGATCGCGCTCAAACTTGGTTACATCGGTGGCCATGGTCGTAATCTTCCGAACAGCCTCAACATTAATCAGCTTCCTGACAATCAATATTCTTTAGGTTCAGCTCTGAACACGAAGGTGGCGAATCCCTATGCTGGGCTTGGTTCATGGGGAACTGGCACCGTCAGCCAGTACCAGACGCTGCTTCCATTCCCGCAGTACCAGGGAATCACAATGGCGCAGAGCACCGGCAAGTCGAGCTACAACTCGCTTGACCTCAAGGTGCAAAAGCGATTTAGCAGAGGCGTCACACTGTTGGCCGCCTATACGTGGTCCTCAAACTGGGACAACATCTGGGGCGCCTATGGCTCATCCAACGCCCTCAATTCCGGCAACAATGGCCCTCAGGATATCTACAACCTCGGTCCGGAGTACGCACGCGCAACAAACAATATCCCAAACCGCGTTTCGTTCGCCGGAACGTACGAGCTTCCCTTCGGCAGAGGCAAGCAGTTCCTCAGCGGTGTCAATCGTTGGATCGATCTGGCTGTAGGCGGATGGAAGTTCAACGACATCACCGTAATCCAGAACGGTGGGCCTCTTGCCATTACGCAATCCAATGGCAACAGCTCTTACGGCAACGGCACGCAGCGGCCCAGTCTGATCCCAGGAATGAACCCCTGCAAATCGGGCAGCCCCGAAGGTCGTTTGAACAATTACTTCAATGCGGCGGCCTACAGCATCACCGCGCCGTATGCCTTTGGAACAGCCCCACGCGCCAGCAACTGCTATGGTCCCGGTTACGTCAACTCGGATCTCTCCCTGAACAAGGACTTCCGCATCACCGAACGGATGCATGCCGAGTTCCGTGCTGAGGCGCTCAACGCCTTCAACACGCCTCAGTTTGCGACCCCGAATCTATCGGTGGGCAGCTACACCAACGGAGCTCCGAAGTACAACTCCGGCGCAGGCCAGATTGGCGGAACTCTGGGCTTCCCGCGTCTGGTCCAACTCGGTGGCAGGTTCTACTTCTAA
- a CDS encoding DUF2959 domain-containing protein, translating into MTLQSRSTLSVCCGFLCVLLLAGCTKTYYKAMATLGKEKRDILVSRVKDSKKDQQQAKEQIQTTMEKFQELTGFQGGSLEKKYKELNGQYEKAAESAKKLHDRIDSIDQVSSDLFKEWQKEIDGMENKKLKQQSADMLRQSRLQEAGYIKSMRQTEARMTPVLAAFHDQVIFLKHNLNARAIGSLKGTSTQISTDVDVLLTQLDGSMAQADALINSLNANGQ; encoded by the coding sequence ATGACTTTGCAAAGCCGATCCACCCTCTCGGTTTGCTGCGGCTTCCTGTGCGTGCTGCTGCTTGCAGGCTGTACGAAAACGTACTACAAAGCGATGGCGACGCTGGGAAAAGAGAAGCGCGACATTCTCGTCTCGCGCGTAAAGGACTCGAAGAAGGACCAGCAGCAAGCCAAAGAGCAGATTCAAACGACGATGGAAAAATTCCAGGAACTGACCGGTTTTCAAGGTGGTTCGCTCGAAAAGAAGTACAAGGAGCTGAACGGGCAGTACGAAAAGGCCGCAGAAAGTGCGAAGAAGCTCCACGACCGTATCGACTCCATCGATCAGGTCTCATCGGATCTTTTCAAGGAGTGGCAGAAGGAGATCGATGGGATGGAGAACAAAAAGTTGAAGCAGCAGTCGGCCGACATGCTGCGCCAGTCGAGGCTGCAGGAAGCAGGCTATATCAAGTCGATGCGCCAGACCGAGGCGCGCATGACGCCTGTACTCGCGGCCTTTCACGATCAGGTAATCTTCCTGAAACATAACCTCAACGCTCGCGCCATCGGCTCGTTGAAGGGAACATCCACACAGATCTCAACCGATGTCGATGTGCTGCTGACACAGCTCGACGGCTCCATGGCGCAGGCCGATGCGCTCATCAACTCGCTGAACGCGAATGGGCAGTAG
- a CDS encoding HesB/IscA family protein, which translates to MSTAAVTPTPEVVTGAPASTQPVTLTPAAIAKVKDIMATQDPVPAGLRIGVVGGGCSGFQYSMSFENQAGMMDKVYKFDDLKVFVDATSAMYLLNCTVDYVETLEAAGFKFENAAVKSTCGCGSSFSV; encoded by the coding sequence ATGTCTACTGCAGCCGTTACCCCTACTCCTGAAGTTGTTACTGGTGCTCCCGCGTCGACGCAGCCAGTAACCCTTACCCCCGCGGCAATCGCCAAGGTCAAAGACATTATGGCGACGCAGGACCCAGTCCCCGCCGGGCTCAGGATCGGTGTGGTCGGCGGCGGTTGTTCCGGCTTCCAGTACTCCATGTCGTTCGAGAACCAGGCCGGCATGATGGATAAGGTCTACAAATTCGACGATCTGAAGGTCTTCGTCGATGCCACCTCCGCCATGTATCTGCTCAACTGCACGGTCGACTATGTCGAAACCCTCGAGGCCGCCGGCTTCAAGTTTGAGAACGCTGCCGTCAAGTCCACCTGCGGATGCGGTTCGAGCTTCAGCGTCTAA
- a CDS encoding type II secretion system F family protein gives MNEFVVRLSDERGRVQEQTHTAATAEELRARFTQAGYYVYSVKARGALASAGRKKVNLETFLIFNQQFLTLIRAGLPILGSLELLGRRQKSPHFRAQLEDVATRVKTGESISQAFEAQGGFPVVYTTTLLAGERSGNLEEVLERYLNFQRVSLTFRKKLKASLIYPALLIVMVIALFIFLITFVVPRFAQLYEQLGTELPALTVFLLDLGHNAQHYGIYVAVVLGALLFLFYRWTKTDAGATAIDKVRVSLPVFGPVWLKYQVGLFSRTLSTLLTGGLPLVPSLETAARSIDSRQVANAVFRSVETVREGKGLARSLEQTKAFPELSIEMIEVGESTGALPQMLNSVAEFFEEDVQTNLTAAMSLIEPLILVVMGIVVVTILIALYLPIFSLGANGMTN, from the coding sequence ATGAATGAGTTTGTAGTCAGGCTGTCTGATGAACGAGGGCGTGTGCAGGAGCAGACGCACACCGCGGCGACCGCCGAAGAGCTCCGGGCGCGCTTCACGCAGGCCGGTTATTACGTCTACTCCGTCAAGGCGCGCGGAGCCCTGGCCTCCGCCGGACGCAAGAAGGTCAATCTCGAAACCTTTCTGATCTTCAATCAGCAGTTCCTTACCCTCATCCGCGCCGGACTCCCCATCCTGGGCTCGCTCGAGCTCCTCGGCAGACGCCAGAAATCGCCCCACTTCCGCGCCCAGTTGGAGGATGTGGCCACACGCGTCAAAACCGGCGAATCCATCTCGCAGGCCTTCGAGGCCCAGGGCGGATTCCCCGTCGTCTATACCACCACGCTGCTCGCCGGCGAACGCTCAGGCAACCTTGAAGAGGTGCTGGAGCGCTACCTCAACTTCCAGCGTGTCTCTCTGACTTTCCGCAAGAAACTCAAGGCCAGCCTGATCTATCCTGCGCTGCTCATCGTCATGGTGATCGCGCTCTTTATCTTCCTCATCACCTTCGTCGTCCCGCGTTTTGCCCAGCTTTACGAACAGCTCGGTACAGAGCTGCCCGCGTTGACCGTCTTCCTGCTCGACCTCGGCCACAACGCACAGCACTACGGCATCTATGTCGCCGTTGTTCTGGGTGCTCTGCTCTTTCTCTTCTACCGTTGGACAAAGACAGACGCTGGAGCAACCGCAATCGATAAGGTTCGCGTCAGCCTCCCCGTCTTCGGCCCCGTCTGGTTGAAGTACCAGGTCGGCCTCTTCTCACGAACACTCTCGACGCTCCTCACCGGCGGCCTGCCGCTCGTTCCGTCGCTCGAAACCGCCGCCCGCTCCATCGACTCCCGCCAGGTCGCCAATGCCGTCTTTCGGTCCGTCGAAACCGTCCGCGAAGGCAAAGGCCTGGCCCGCAGCCTCGAACAAACGAAGGCCTTCCCCGAGCTCTCCATCGAGATGATCGAGGTCGGCGAATCCACCGGCGCTCTTCCGCAGATGCTCAACTCCGTCGCAGAATTCTTCGAAGAAGACGTCCAGACCAACCTGACCGCCGCGATGAGCCTCATCGAACCGCTCATTCTCGTCGTCATGGGCATCGTCGTCGTCACCATCCTCATCGCGCTCTATCTGCCCATCTTTAGCCTCGGCGCCAACGGCATGACCAACTAA
- a CDS encoding Rid family hydrolase, producing the protein MRKAILVLTIMTGSALSIQAQTVVKHIQDDKAAIAKGVWAGDTFYLSGQLASPVKPADPAKGTQAEYGDTKVQAASVFAKIQAALQEQGLDMKDVVKMTVFLGPDPKTGKLDFAGMQSEYVKFFGTKEQPNKPARSAFQVAALAAPWALLEIEVIAVKSK; encoded by the coding sequence ATGAGGAAAGCAATACTAGTTCTAACGATCATGACAGGGTCTGCTCTGTCCATACAGGCGCAGACCGTTGTAAAGCATATTCAAGACGATAAGGCGGCCATCGCCAAAGGTGTATGGGCTGGAGACACTTTTTATCTAAGCGGTCAGCTCGCCTCACCTGTAAAGCCTGCTGATCCTGCTAAAGGCACACAGGCAGAATACGGTGATACGAAAGTGCAGGCAGCCAGCGTCTTTGCGAAAATTCAGGCAGCTTTACAGGAGCAGGGGCTCGATATGAAAGACGTCGTTAAGATGACCGTCTTTCTTGGCCCCGACCCAAAGACCGGCAAGCTGGATTTTGCGGGGATGCAATCGGAATATGTGAAGTTCTTCGGCACGAAAGAGCAACCGAACAAACCAGCACGGTCGGCCTTTCAGGTAGCTGCACTCGCCGCACCCTGGGCGCTGCTGGAGATCGAAGTAATAGCCGTCAAAAGCAAATAG
- a CDS encoding dipeptidase: MPFSRYVSCFATLTLLTLPLAAQQHKVTQAEVDRITREAILIDTHDDVTSRTVEGYDISTPNKHGQTDLARMKGFLGAEFFAVYVGADYVNGNHSANRALQMIDTVRTDIVAAHPNEFVFATTADDIVHAHNEHKIAALMGIEGGHAIEDSLRLLRDYYALGVRYMTLTHFNTNNWADSQGDADNPKVAHHNGLTPFGKDVVREMNRLGMMVDISHTADKTFWDALETSSAPIIASHSGCRAVASYTRNMTDEMIKALAAKGGVMQINFGCEFLSQRYFNESKPLQAAMREQYMAAMKIEDPTAKAAAIEKLRADFAEKLPPATLADVVAQIDHAVKTGGVDHVGIGTDFDGVGCVPPDLDSYNKFPALTRALLEKGYSADDIKKIYGGNLLRVMRAVEQRAKELSSTPAIHSDISKK, from the coding sequence GTGCCGTTCTCACGCTACGTGTCCTGCTTTGCTACGCTCACACTGCTTACGCTTCCACTTGCTGCGCAACAACATAAAGTTACTCAAGCCGAGGTGGATCGCATAACGCGCGAGGCCATTCTTATCGATACCCACGATGATGTGACTTCGCGCACTGTCGAGGGCTATGACATCTCCACCCCGAATAAGCACGGACAGACAGACCTGGCTCGCATGAAAGGCTTTCTTGGCGCGGAGTTTTTTGCGGTGTATGTGGGGGCCGATTATGTGAATGGCAACCATTCGGCTAATCGCGCTCTCCAGATGATCGACACAGTGCGCACGGACATCGTCGCGGCGCATCCGAATGAGTTTGTCTTTGCGACCACAGCGGATGATATTGTTCACGCACATAACGAGCATAAGATTGCTGCCCTAATGGGGATCGAGGGCGGGCACGCGATTGAAGATTCGCTTCGCCTGCTGCGCGACTATTATGCGCTCGGTGTTCGCTATATGACGTTGACGCACTTCAACACGAACAACTGGGCCGATTCGCAGGGAGATGCGGATAATCCCAAGGTTGCACACCACAACGGATTGACCCCGTTTGGGAAGGATGTGGTACGGGAGATGAACCGGCTGGGCATGATGGTCGACATCTCGCACACGGCCGACAAGACGTTCTGGGATGCTCTGGAGACATCGTCGGCTCCGATTATTGCATCGCACTCAGGTTGCCGCGCCGTCGCAAGCTATACGCGCAATATGACCGACGAGATGATCAAGGCGCTGGCCGCAAAAGGCGGTGTTATGCAGATCAACTTCGGGTGCGAGTTCCTTTCGCAGCGATACTTCAATGAATCGAAGCCGCTGCAGGCAGCCATGCGCGAGCAGTATATGGCTGCGATGAAGATCGAGGATCCAACCGCTAAGGCCGCCGCCATTGAGAAGCTCCGTGCCGATTTCGCAGAGAAGCTGCCGCCAGCAACACTGGCAGATGTTGTTGCGCAGATTGATCACGCGGTAAAGACTGGCGGGGTGGACCATGTAGGCATTGGCACGGATTTTGATGGCGTGGGTTGTGTGCCACCGGATCTCGATTCCTACAATAAATTTCCTGCGCTTACACGCGCGTTGCTGGAAAAGGGCTACTCCGCCGACGACATCAAGAAGATCTACGGCGGCAACTTGCTGCGGGTGATGCGCGCGGTGGAACAACGAGCGAAGGAATTGAGCTCGACGCCAGCAATTCACTCAGACATATCCAAGAAGTAG
- the gnd gene encoding decarboxylating NADP(+)-dependent phosphogluconate dehydrogenase: MADGTCDIGLVGLAVMGQNLVLNMNDHGYKVAVFNRTTSKVDEFINNEAKGTQVVGAHSAEELCKLLKRPRRVMLMVKAGDVVDQTIDHILPYLEKGDIIIDGGNSLFTDTNRRTKELAEKGILFVGTGVSGGEEGARFGPSIMPGGNPAAWPHVKEIFQAISAKVEDGTPCCDWVGQDGAGHYVKMVHNGIEYGDIQLICEAYQLMHEALGLTADELADIFTEWNKGELDSYLIEITAEIFSKKDDDGKPLIDKILDTAGQKGTGKWTAISALDLGQPVTLIGESVFARCLSALKDERVAASTVLHGPRKVLTVSEKKEFIEDVRRALYCSKMVSYAQGYMLLRAIEKEQNWDLNMGGIALMWRGGCIIRSVFLGNIKAAFDKNPKLQNLLLDDFFSGALNKYGWSWRKAIIHAIEIGVPTPAFSTALAFYDGYRTERLPANLLQAQRDFFGAHTYERVDKPRGEFFHTNWTGRGGRVSSTTYNA; encoded by the coding sequence ATGGCTGACGGTACGTGTGATATCGGTCTGGTAGGTTTGGCTGTCATGGGTCAAAACCTTGTTTTAAATATGAATGACCATGGCTATAAGGTTGCGGTCTTTAATCGCACGACCTCGAAGGTCGACGAGTTCATCAACAACGAGGCCAAAGGAACCCAGGTCGTCGGTGCTCACTCGGCTGAAGAGCTCTGCAAGCTCCTCAAGCGCCCCCGCCGCGTCATGTTGATGGTCAAGGCTGGCGACGTCGTCGATCAGACCATCGACCACATCCTCCCATATCTCGAGAAGGGTGACATCATCATCGACGGCGGCAACTCGCTGTTCACTGACACGAACCGCCGCACCAAGGAGCTCGCCGAAAAAGGCATTCTCTTCGTCGGTACTGGCGTCTCCGGCGGAGAAGAGGGCGCGCGCTTCGGCCCCTCCATCATGCCCGGCGGAAATCCCGCGGCATGGCCGCATGTGAAGGAGATCTTCCAGGCCATCTCCGCCAAAGTCGAAGACGGAACCCCCTGCTGCGACTGGGTCGGCCAGGATGGAGCCGGTCACTACGTCAAGATGGTGCACAACGGCATCGAGTACGGCGACATCCAGCTCATCTGCGAGGCCTACCAACTCATGCACGAGGCCCTCGGCCTCACCGCCGACGAACTCGCCGACATCTTTACCGAGTGGAACAAAGGCGAGCTCGACAGCTACCTCATCGAGATCACCGCCGAAATCTTCTCCAAGAAGGACGACGACGGTAAGCCGCTCATCGACAAGATCCTCGACACCGCCGGCCAGAAGGGAACCGGCAAGTGGACAGCCATCTCCGCTCTCGACCTCGGCCAACCCGTCACTCTCATCGGCGAGAGCGTCTTCGCACGCTGCCTCTCCGCTCTCAAAGACGAGCGTGTCGCCGCCTCAACGGTCCTCCACGGACCCAGGAAGGTGCTCACCGTCTCCGAGAAGAAGGAATTCATCGAGGACGTCCGACGCGCACTCTACTGCTCCAAGATGGTCAGCTACGCGCAGGGCTATATGCTGCTCCGCGCCATCGAGAAGGAGCAGAACTGGGACCTCAACATGGGTGGCATCGCGCTCATGTGGCGTGGCGGCTGCATCATTCGCAGCGTCTTCCTCGGCAATATCAAGGCTGCATTCGACAAGAACCCGAAGCTGCAGAACCTGCTGCTCGACGACTTCTTCTCCGGCGCGCTCAACAAGTACGGCTGGTCCTGGCGTAAAGCCATCATCCATGCCATCGAGATCGGCGTTCCCACCCCGGCCTTCTCGACAGCTCTCGCCTTCTACGACGGCTACCGCACCGAACGCCTTCCCGCAAACCTTCTGCAGGCGCAACGCGACTTCTTCGGTGCGCACACCTACGAGCGTGTAGACAAGCCTCGCGGTGAGTTCTTCCACACGAACTGGACGGGACGCGGAGGCCGTGTCTCCTCCACCACCTACAACGCATAA
- a CDS encoding cupin-like domain-containing protein yields MPVLTEATAQTIVPSEDFPKKFNREAFMFHHKLAENPLFTLPRLMELAKETQRTHKQDLYYDAGKDVAIGARWDEFSPPPPLEDALERIEHNGAWIAIHQAQHDPEYAAIYDQCMSEFSDLSGVDFKKVMRVQDALIFITSPNRVTTYHIDRECNFLLQIHGTKMIHIFDSKDSEVLPQEEIERFWTVDNNAPRYKPELQDHATSYHLEPGNGVHLPVNWPHWLKNDNNISVSLSVNFTWKDSERGNIYRANHYLRRFLKINPRPPFESPLSDGLKNVFMSMTYNPARAANRFMHKLKGDPIRAR; encoded by the coding sequence ATGCCTGTACTTACAGAGGCTACCGCGCAAACGATCGTTCCGAGCGAGGACTTCCCAAAGAAGTTCAACCGCGAAGCCTTCATGTTCCATCACAAGCTAGCCGAGAATCCTCTGTTTACGCTACCGCGGCTGATGGAACTGGCCAAGGAGACCCAGCGGACACACAAGCAGGATCTCTACTACGATGCGGGCAAGGACGTCGCCATCGGCGCTCGCTGGGATGAGTTTTCGCCGCCGCCGCCGCTTGAGGATGCGCTGGAGCGCATCGAGCATAATGGCGCGTGGATCGCGATTCACCAGGCGCAGCACGATCCCGAATATGCCGCGATTTATGACCAGTGCATGTCGGAGTTCTCAGATCTGAGCGGCGTCGACTTCAAGAAGGTGATGCGCGTTCAGGATGCGCTGATCTTCATCACCTCGCCGAATCGCGTGACAACGTACCATATCGACCGCGAATGCAATTTTCTGCTGCAGATTCATGGCACGAAGATGATCCACATTTTCGACAGCAAGGACAGCGAAGTGCTGCCGCAGGAAGAGATCGAGCGGTTCTGGACGGTCGACAACAATGCTCCGCGCTACAAACCGGAGCTTCAGGATCATGCGACGAGCTACCATCTGGAGCCTGGCAATGGAGTTCATCTTCCGGTGAACTGGCCGCACTGGCTGAAGAACGACAACAATATCTCGGTTTCGCTGAGCGTGAACTTTACATGGAAAGATTCGGAGCGTGGGAACATCTACCGCGCTAACCACTATCTGCGCCGCTTCCTGAAGATCAATCCTCGGCCGCCCTTTGAGTCGCCGCTGAGCGATGGCTTGAAGAATGTCTTTATGTCGATGACGTATAACCCGGCTCGTGCGGCGAATCGGTTTATGCACAAGCTGAAGGGAGATCCGATCCGGGCGCGGTGA
- a CDS encoding HdeD family acid-resistance protein — MSSNANPITDFAHKTANWSLVLSILLILAGFFTLMIPFVGGIGVAIFVGWALIVSGVTHFILAFKTHTTGSLLWELLLGAIYLFTGVYLLMHPLAGLTTLTLLLAIYLFTEAVFEVVLYFQVRPRDGSGWLLFDGLITFLLALMIWRSWPSSSVWAIGTLVGVSILFSGISRLMLSLAAKRVLKAF, encoded by the coding sequence ATGAGCAGCAACGCCAATCCCATCACCGATTTTGCCCATAAAACCGCCAACTGGTCTCTCGTGCTCAGCATTCTCCTTATTCTCGCCGGCTTCTTTACGCTGATGATTCCTTTTGTCGGCGGTATCGGCGTTGCCATCTTCGTGGGCTGGGCGCTGATTGTCAGCGGCGTAACGCACTTTATCCTCGCCTTCAAGACTCACACCACGGGAAGCCTCCTCTGGGAGCTGCTGCTCGGTGCAATCTATCTTTTCACCGGCGTCTATCTGCTTATGCATCCGCTCGCCGGGCTGACGACGCTTACACTGCTGCTGGCCATTTACCTCTTCACCGAAGCGGTTTTCGAGGTTGTCCTCTACTTTCAGGTTCGTCCGCGGGACGGATCGGGCTGGCTGCTCTTTGATGGACTGATCACGTTCCTGCTGGCTCTGATGATCTGGCGGTCGTGGCCATCGAGCAGCGTCTGGGCTATCGGTACGCTGGTCGGAGTCAGCATCCTCTTCAGCGGTATTTCACGCCTGATGTTGTCGCTGGCGGCAAAGCGGGTTCTAAAGGCGTTCTAA